One window from the genome of Manis pentadactyla isolate mManPen7 chromosome 15, mManPen7.hap1, whole genome shotgun sequence encodes:
- the C15H19orf73 gene encoding LOW QUALITY PROTEIN: putative uncharacterized protein C19orf73 homolog (The sequence of the model RefSeq protein was modified relative to this genomic sequence to represent the inferred CDS: substituted 2 bases at 2 genomic stop codons), producing the protein MGDYADVTGGDWPSLEESDTAAASLQCGCGPFNGKLTDGAEWPMRGGVGAGRMLNPASARTGRGRAGGEREEGLNARQPIGGWAVGEVGVKVGFXGRSGFRRYALKLEGGVNAGSPSAPYSAPLAPAPGTARRTPTRPPTQKIVWLAGLPRQXRLMVRSAPPPQRPPTSSCSVSGLLGLTGCGGRGLSACLRLS; encoded by the exons ATGGGGGACTATGCAGACGTGACGGGGGGCGACTGGCCCTCGCTGGAGGAGTCTGACACAGCGGCGGCCAGT ctCCAGTGCGGTTGTGGCCCCTTTAACGGGAAACTGACAGACGGCGCAGAGTGGCCAATGAGAGGGGGTGTCGGCGCCGGCCGGATGCTAAACCCCGCCTCCGCAAGGACCGGGAGGGGTCGCGCGGGCGGAGAGCGGGAGGAGGGGCTCAACGCGCGCCAGCCAATAGGC GGCTGGGCCGTCGGCGAAGTGGGAGTAAAGGTTGGATTTTAAGGCCGGAGTGGCTTCAGGAGATACGCTCTCAAATTGGAAGGTGGGGTGAACGCCGGGTCGCCGAGTGCACCTTATTCTGCACCCCTTGCGCCCGCTCCGGGAACTGCACGTCGCACCCCCACCCGGCCTCCCACGCAGAAGATAGTATGGCTTGCAGGGCTCCCCCGACAGTAGAGGCTAATGGTTCGCTCCGCTCCGCCCCCACAGAGGCCGCCCACTAGCTCCTGCAGCGTTTCAGGACTCCTGGGTCTGACCGGCTGCGGAGGAAGGGGCTTGTCCGCCTGTCTTAGACTCTCCTAG
- the LIN7B gene encoding protein lin-7 homolog B, which translates to MAALVEPLGLERDVSRAVELLERLQRSGELPPQKLQALQRVLQSRFCSAIREVYEQLYDTLDITGSAEIRAHATAKATVAAFTASEGHAHPRVVELPKTDEGLGFNIMGGKEQNSPIYISRVIPGGVADRHGGLKRGDQLLSVNGVSVEGEQHEKAVELLKAAQGSVKLVVRYTPRVLEEMEARFEKMRSARRRQQHQSYSSLESRG; encoded by the exons ATGGCTGCGTTAGTGGAGCCGCTGGGGCTGGAGCGAG ACGTGTCCCGGGCGGTGGAGCTCCTCGAGCGGCTTCAGCGCAGCGGGGAGCTGCCCCCGCAGAAGCTGCAAGCCCTCCAGCGAGTCTTGCAGAGCCGCTTCTGCTCTGCCATCCGGGAG GTGTATGAGCAGCTCTATGACACGCTGGACATCACCGGCAGCGCTGAGATCCGGGCCCACGCTACAGCCAAG GCCACAGTGGCTGCTTTCACTGCCAGCGAGGGCCACGCACACCCCAGGGTAGTGGAGCTGCCCAAGACAGACGAGGGCCTGGGTTTCAACATCATGGGAGGCAAGGAGCAGAATTCCCCCATTTACATTTCCCGTGTCATCCCTGGAGGTGTGGCTGACCGCCACGGAGGCCTCAAGCGTGGGGACCAGCTGCTGTCAGTGAATGGTGTG AGTGTTGAGGGTGAGCAGCACGAGAAGGCAGTGGAGCTGCTGAAGGCAGCCCAGGGCTCCGTGAAGTTGGTGGTGCGCTATACACCTCGGGTATTGGAGGAGATGGAGGCCCGCTTTGAGAAGATGCGCTCTGCCCGCCGGCGCCAGCAGCACCAGAGCTACTC GTCCTTGGAGTCTCGAGGCTGA